Proteins found in one Desulfobacterales bacterium genomic segment:
- a CDS encoding terminase small subunit yields MADNLTIKQEKFCAKYIESGDASNAYRFAYSTERMKPDTVNRSAFELLHTPKISARIDQLKQKMLDKLMVSPEKTLRRLMQGQEFDIRRLYHDDGRLKLPNEMDEDTAKAIVGVKYDKDGALLEYKIIDVKGCAELIGKHLKLFVDKTEHSVDPNDPFMRRLLEIDGSSRNLPSPVGDDDH; encoded by the coding sequence ATGGCGGATAACCTTACGATAAAACAGGAAAAATTCTGTGCGAAATATATTGAGAGCGGGGACGCCTCAAATGCGTATCGGTTTGCATATAGTACTGAACGGATGAAACCGGATACGGTCAACCGCTCTGCCTTTGAGTTGCTCCACACCCCCAAGATTTCCGCAAGAATAGACCAGCTAAAGCAGAAAATGCTCGATAAGCTTATGGTATCACCCGAAAAGACGTTGCGCAGGCTTATGCAGGGGCAGGAATTTGATATTCGTCGGCTGTATCATGATGATGGTCGGCTCAAACTGCCAAATGAGATGGATGAGGATACGGCCAAGGCTATTGTCGGGGTGAAGTACGACAAGGACGGTGCGTTGCTGGAGTATAAAATAATCGACGTGAAAGGTTGCGCCGAGTTGATTGGTAAACACCTCAAGCTCTTTGTCGATAAAACCGAACACTCCGTAGACCCGAACGACCCATTTATGCGGCGGCTATTAGAGATCGACGGCAGTTCGCGCAATCTCCCTAGTCCGGTTGGTGACGATGATCACTAA
- a CDS encoding tail fiber domain-containing protein, which yields MATSRSATIPVIPDVPTGIDTALIAFLKPIKVTIDTREGRTASLGDQLVTYGALSALGIDINAKTQASYLPPTAKITGDKIPPGVPSGLTVTPVGINSHKLLWQNPDDDDLWSIEVWVSHSNDIVSASLLAVVTISESQRGIQSVYLNSGINSSYDYYYFIRAKDWSGNVSNWAEVGSVAAEDNPTLDDLIAELTGVIDYAQLSATLQGDVDLAAGLDGKLVLSNNVDGHISGVILVNDGSVSDFTIVCDKFKIVNNSDPYNITVPFVVGTVDGSPAVGINGALLVDGSIMARSIDTGSISITSLGGAGTLATQDTVSWSDITGNDNVVRTFYQASDPTSGMLIGDIWINSNSREMYRYNGSAWVSVQDGDIVAAISTASAALSTANTKILTFYTSFVPTATAIGDLWYNTSTYLLKRWNGSSWSEVSNYTTNTNQLVDGASLGLKATWAQVSSIPVRFADAPSTTGLYLTSSYLGFYDSGWKSYINNSGQFFFGGNTDNYISWNGSSLVVVTSSSNGITVKAGGDINLIGEDINPGVLRLVGTSYYTNFYTSSTGAGSYIAPSANGAQSLSIGTSSYKFQSIYLTASSYVNLTSNSSVVISCPSIQLTTGSYAVVFVANSLRPTSNNAVDCGDAAYKWANVHGVNGIFTRIGVNTNGSSSVSLVAHGVGTTSSTYSIMGADSGGTNYFYCRDDRKIWCSDGIWYTSDERLKKNIAPIEDLVGGKMLSLPVKRFNLIGDDAQSAGFLAQDLKGFIPEATMEFYHPKRTAVTKTVESPVLNDSGEETGEMETKTITEYEEAIDDIATLAIKNGPILAYLVKWGQEQQSYIDALADRIETLESTRN from the coding sequence ATGGCTACAAGCAGATCAGCCACAATACCAGTGATCCCTGATGTCCCGACCGGGATTGACACGGCATTAATCGCGTTTTTGAAACCTATCAAGGTAACGATTGATACTCGCGAGGGTCGAACCGCCAGTTTGGGGGACCAGCTGGTTACCTATGGGGCGCTGTCAGCGCTCGGGATAGATATAAATGCTAAGACCCAAGCATCTTATCTCCCACCGACGGCAAAAATAACAGGTGATAAAATTCCGCCTGGCGTTCCTTCCGGTTTAACCGTTACGCCGGTTGGGATTAATTCTCATAAACTATTATGGCAAAATCCGGACGACGATGATTTGTGGTCAATCGAAGTATGGGTCAGTCATTCCAATGATATTGTTTCGGCATCGCTTTTGGCAGTTGTGACGATCTCGGAGTCTCAGCGAGGAATACAAAGTGTTTATCTTAATAGCGGTATAAATTCTTCATATGACTACTATTATTTTATAAGAGCGAAAGACTGGTCGGGTAATGTATCGAATTGGGCTGAGGTTGGGAGTGTCGCAGCTGAGGACAACCCGACCTTGGATGACCTCATTGCAGAACTTACAGGGGTAATAGATTATGCACAACTGTCTGCAACACTGCAGGGGGACGTTGATCTCGCTGCAGGGTTGGACGGCAAACTTGTTCTTTCCAACAATGTTGATGGCCATATATCTGGAGTTATATTGGTCAACGACGGGTCCGTTTCAGATTTTACGATAGTTTGTGACAAATTCAAGATCGTTAATAATTCAGACCCTTACAATATCACCGTTCCTTTTGTTGTTGGCACGGTAGATGGGTCTCCCGCTGTAGGGATTAATGGGGCGCTACTGGTTGATGGGTCAATAATGGCCAGGTCTATTGATACCGGGTCTATTTCAATCACAAGCTTAGGTGGTGCCGGGACACTGGCGACTCAAGATACTGTCTCATGGAGTGACATAACCGGTAATGACAATGTGGTGCGAACTTTTTATCAGGCGTCCGATCCGACAAGCGGGATGCTTATAGGGGATATATGGATCAATAGCAACTCGCGGGAAATGTATCGGTATAATGGATCAGCCTGGGTGAGCGTCCAAGATGGTGATATTGTCGCGGCTATTTCGACTGCTAGCGCGGCGTTGTCAACAGCTAACACGAAAATATTAACATTTTATACATCTTTTGTACCAACAGCAACGGCAATAGGGGACTTATGGTATAACACATCAACCTATTTGTTGAAAAGGTGGAATGGATCGTCATGGTCCGAGGTATCTAATTACACCACCAATACAAATCAATTAGTTGACGGTGCAAGCCTAGGGTTAAAAGCAACATGGGCGCAAGTAAGTAGTATCCCTGTCCGATTTGCAGATGCCCCCTCTACAACCGGGCTTTATCTTACCTCCTCCTACCTTGGCTTTTATGATTCTGGATGGAAATCCTATATAAATAATTCCGGCCAGTTTTTTTTTGGTGGTAATACAGACAATTATATCAGTTGGAATGGCTCTTCACTTGTCGTTGTAACCAGCTCTTCAAACGGGATTACGGTTAAGGCGGGTGGAGATATTAACCTGATCGGTGAAGACATCAATCCTGGTGTTTTAAGGTTGGTGGGAACTAGCTATTATACCAATTTTTATACGTCCAGCACCGGCGCTGGCTCTTATATTGCGCCATCCGCAAATGGGGCTCAATCCCTATCGATCGGTACCTCTTCCTATAAATTTCAAAGCATTTATTTGACGGCATCAAGTTATGTAAATTTAACTTCTAACAGCTCTGTGGTAATTTCTTGTCCAAGCATTCAGCTTACCACTGGCAGCTACGCTGTTGTGTTTGTTGCGAACAGTTTGCGTCCTACATCCAATAATGCGGTTGACTGCGGGGATGCAGCATATAAATGGGCCAATGTCCATGGGGTTAACGGCATATTTACGAGAATAGGGGTAAATACCAATGGTTCGTCGTCGGTGTCTTTGGTTGCGCACGGGGTAGGCACTACGTCCTCAACATATTCCATTATGGGCGCTGATTCCGGTGGAACAAATTATTTTTATTGTAGAGATGACCGAAAGATATGGTGTTCTGATGGTATTTGGTACACGTCTGATGAGAGATTGAAAAAAAATATAGCCCCGATAGAAGATCTTGTTGGCGGGAAAATGCTTTCTTTGCCTGTTAAACGATTTAATCTAATTGGAGATGACGCGCAAAGTGCTGGGTTTTTGGCTCAGGATTTAAAAGGTTTCATACCAGAGGCCACCATGGAATTCTACCACCCGAAAAGAACCGCTGTCACAAAAACTGTTGAATCCCCTGTTTTGAATGACAGCGGTGAAGAAACTGGTGAGATGGAGACCAAAACAATCACAGAATACGAAGAGGCTATTGACGACATCGCAACTTTGGCTATCAAAAATGGCCCGATTCTCGCGTATCTTGTTAAATGGGGCCAAGAACAGCAATCATACATCGATGCTTTGGCCGACAGGATCGAGACTTTGGAATCAACAAGAAATTAA